One genomic region from Rosa rugosa chromosome 1, drRosRugo1.1, whole genome shotgun sequence encodes:
- the LOC133738429 gene encoding AT-hook motif nuclear-localized protein 7-like → MDNDVTMKIMTFSQQGSHAICILSANGTISNVTLRQPSTSRGDINITVKNGSTLGRFEILSLSGSYMPTENEGTKSRSGGMSVSLAGSDGRVVGLAGLLIAPGPV, encoded by the exons ATGGATAAT GATGTCACGATGAAGATTATGACATTCTCTCAACAAGGATCTCATGCTATTTGCATACTTTCTGCAAATGGTACCATATCAAATGTCACACTTCGACAACCCAGTACTTCTAGAG GAGATATCAACATTACTGTGAAAAATGGATCAACTCTG GGCCGATTTGAGATACTTTCATTGTCTGGATCATATATGCCAACTgagaatgaaggaacaaagagcAGGTCAGGTGGCATGAGCGTCTCTTTGGCAGGTTCAGATGGTAGAGTTGTTGGACTGGCTGGTCTATTGATAGCTCCAGGACCTGTGTAG